In Streptomyces sp. NBC_00448, the following are encoded in one genomic region:
- a CDS encoding alpha/beta hydrolase has translation MSEISTANRPPEPDFSAITTEELIAYRDAENRFRASGAARAFTGEPDPGASIAWQEVALPGRDLPVRVYRPASTGDGEAAAARTVLPLVVHVHGGSFVGTAVQCDWTNSHLAAALPALVVSVEHRLIAPDSPLANAADDGWDVLRHVVRNAARWGVDPARAAVFGESCGALICALTAIRAREAGIDLKAQVLVNPAVDVTATMYDYPSIAEYAYTPSRALPQLRLFQQLAVPPGSDARALSPLYADDLSGLAPALVVVPTQDAVADQGRRYAERLREAGTPVRLSEYPAAKHAFLTLPGLEPQAQAARAEILAFLRTALAK, from the coding sequence ATGAGCGAGATCAGCACCGCGAATCGGCCGCCGGAGCCGGACTTCTCGGCGATCACGACCGAGGAACTGATCGCCTACCGCGACGCGGAGAACCGTTTCCGGGCCTCCGGCGCGGCCCGGGCGTTCACCGGGGAGCCGGACCCCGGCGCCTCGATCGCCTGGCAGGAGGTCGCGCTGCCCGGCCGCGACCTCCCGGTCCGGGTCTACCGGCCGGCGTCGACGGGAGACGGGGAGGCCGCCGCCGCTCGGACCGTCCTGCCTCTCGTGGTCCATGTGCACGGCGGCAGCTTCGTGGGCACGGCGGTGCAGTGCGACTGGACCAACAGCCACCTCGCCGCGGCGCTGCCCGCGCTGGTCGTCTCGGTCGAGCATCGTCTCATCGCCCCGGACAGTCCGCTCGCGAACGCCGCCGACGACGGCTGGGACGTGCTGCGGCACGTGGTGCGGAACGCCGCGCGGTGGGGCGTCGATCCGGCGCGCGCGGCCGTGTTCGGCGAGAGCTGCGGCGCCCTGATCTGTGCGCTGACCGCGATCCGGGCGCGGGAGGCCGGCATCGACCTCAAAGCGCAAGTGCTGGTCAACCCCGCGGTCGACGTGACCGCGACGATGTACGACTACCCCTCGATCGCCGAGTACGCGTACACCCCGTCCCGCGCGCTGCCCCAACTGCGGCTCTTCCAGCAGCTCGCCGTCCCACCGGGGAGCGACGCCCGCGCGCTCTCGCCGCTGTACGCCGACGACCTGAGCGGGCTGGCCCCGGCGCTCGTGGTGGTCCCCACCCAGGACGCGGTCGCCGATCAGGGCCGCCGCTACGCCGAGCGCTTGCGCGAGGCCGGGACGCCCGTGCGGCTGTCCGAATACCCGGCAGCGAAGCACGCGTTCCTCACCCTGCCCGGGTTGGAGCCACAGGCCCAGGCCGCCCGGGCGGAGATCCTCGCCTTCCTCCGCACGGCCCTGGCGAAGTGA
- a CDS encoding IS110 family transposase: protein MTEQRPEVFGGVDTHADTHHAAVVDPIGRHLGDAQFPTTGDGYCALLAWLRSFGTVLAVGVEGTGSYGTQLARVLAAAGLQVFDINRPDRRMRRQLGKSDPIDAYAAAEAVASGRAGIVPKSHAGAAEGLRVLHNARTSAVKARTQAINQIRSLLVTAPDALRGQLRGLPAAELISVCARLRPATNLADPATAAKFALRRLARRYQDLAREICDYDAELTVLAAQAAPTLMAVNGVGPETAARLLAAVGDNPERLRSEAAFAHLCGAAPLPASSGRRDRHRLNRGGNRSANAALYRIAVVRMQHDSRTREYVARRTAQGLQKKDIIRCLKRYIAREVFKALTCTNISKTDLTQAA, encoded by the coding sequence ATGACCGAACAGCGCCCGGAGGTCTTCGGCGGCGTGGACACCCACGCCGACACGCATCACGCCGCCGTCGTCGACCCCATCGGCCGGCACCTGGGCGATGCCCAGTTCCCCACCACGGGTGACGGCTACTGTGCCCTGCTGGCCTGGCTGCGCTCTTTCGGGACCGTGCTCGCCGTCGGCGTCGAGGGCACCGGATCGTACGGCACCCAGCTCGCCCGCGTTCTGGCCGCTGCTGGCCTGCAAGTGTTCGACATCAACCGGCCCGACCGGCGTATGCGCCGCCAGCTGGGCAAGTCCGATCCCATCGACGCCTATGCCGCCGCCGAGGCGGTCGCCTCCGGACGCGCGGGCATAGTCCCGAAGTCCCACGCCGGGGCTGCTGAGGGGCTGCGCGTCCTGCACAACGCCCGCACCTCGGCCGTGAAGGCCCGTACGCAGGCCATCAACCAGATCCGCAGCCTCCTGGTCACCGCGCCCGACGCACTGCGCGGCCAGCTGCGCGGTCTGCCCGCGGCAGAGCTGATCAGCGTGTGTGCCAGGCTGCGGCCGGCAACGAACCTGGCCGACCCCGCAACCGCCGCCAAGTTCGCCCTGCGCCGCCTCGCCCGCCGCTACCAGGACCTGGCGCGCGAAATCTGCGACTACGACGCGGAGTTGACCGTGCTGGCGGCTCAGGCCGCACCGACGCTGATGGCCGTCAACGGCGTCGGGCCCGAGACTGCCGCCCGCCTCCTGGCGGCAGTCGGCGACAACCCCGAGCGCCTGCGCTCCGAGGCAGCCTTCGCCCACCTGTGCGGCGCCGCTCCTCTGCCCGCCTCCTCCGGCCGACGCGACCGCCACCGGCTGAACCGGGGAGGCAACCGGTCCGCCAACGCGGCCCTCTACCGCATCGCGGTCGTCCGCATGCAGCACGACAGCCGCACCCGCGAGTACGTGGCCCGACGCACGGCGCAGGGACTGCAGAAGAAGGACATCATCCGCTGCCTCAAACGCTACATAGCCCGCGAGGTCTTCAAGGCCCTGACCTGCACCAACATCTCGAAGACCGACCTTACACAGGCCGCTTGA
- a CDS encoding ArsR/SmtB family transcription factor, translating to MRDQPSCPPPPEDVQEIGSPEQFAALAHPLRQRLLFALGHRPATISQLAVQLDAKKGNVAHHLKVLRDAGLVHVAETRQVRGGTEQYYQRTARRMVVAEPRAAGTAAMLAAVAQELERSPDETCLTLRHLRLSPAKAKELGETLARLVDEAEEDAEDQPVFGALVTLYQHAQPTAANGSA from the coding sequence ATGCGTGACCAGCCTTCCTGTCCGCCGCCTCCTGAGGACGTCCAGGAGATCGGCTCGCCCGAGCAGTTCGCGGCGCTCGCCCACCCGTTGCGTCAGCGGTTGCTCTTCGCCCTGGGTCACCGGCCCGCCACCATCAGCCAGCTCGCGGTGCAACTCGACGCGAAGAAGGGCAACGTGGCCCACCACCTCAAGGTGCTCCGGGACGCCGGGCTGGTCCACGTCGCCGAGACCCGCCAGGTCCGCGGCGGCACCGAGCAGTACTACCAGCGCACGGCCCGCCGTATGGTCGTCGCCGAACCCCGCGCGGCAGGCACCGCCGCGATGCTGGCCGCGGTCGCCCAGGAGCTGGAGCGCTCGCCCGACGAGACCTGTCTGACGCTGCGTCACCTGCGGCTCAGCCCCGCGAAGGCGAAGGAACTCGGCGAGACCCTTGCCCGGTTGGTCGACGAGGCCGAGGAAGACGCGGAGGACCAGCCCGTGTTCGGCGCGTTGGTGACGCTCTACCAGCACGCCCAGCCGACCGCCGCGAACGGTTCCGCATAG
- a CDS encoding S41 family peptidase gives MTTPTLFRPAPVIDETVRLLIEHYVFPEVSEQLTVLLRQRLTEGAYDVGGAEELARLVTADLQSVNGDRHLRLKYHADSVPAEQGAATLAAMRRDFDSSLGGAPRVELLSEGVAVVELAPILFPLEWAAEPLSAALTLASRSRALIVDLRANLGGDPNTVAFVCGYLLDERTHLNTMYWRDGERYEQSWSASHVPGGRFGGSKPLYVLTSDRTFSGAEELTYDLQQLGRAVVVGERTGGGAHPREGWTVHPHLEATIPVGRAVNPVSGTNWEGTGIQPDVPCAAADALDRAHALALTRLAG, from the coding sequence ATGACGACTCCGACACTGTTCCGGCCTGCCCCTGTCATCGACGAGACCGTCCGGCTCCTGATCGAGCACTACGTCTTCCCCGAGGTGTCCGAGCAGCTCACGGTCCTGCTGCGGCAGCGCCTCACCGAGGGCGCCTATGACGTCGGCGGCGCCGAGGAGCTTGCTCGGCTGGTCACCGCGGACCTGCAGTCCGTCAACGGCGACCGGCATCTGAGGCTGAAGTACCACGCCGATTCGGTGCCCGCGGAGCAGGGGGCGGCCACCCTGGCGGCGATGCGCCGGGACTTCGACAGCTCGCTGGGCGGTGCGCCTCGGGTGGAGTTGCTCTCCGAAGGGGTGGCGGTGGTGGAGCTGGCACCGATCCTGTTTCCGCTGGAGTGGGCCGCGGAACCGCTGAGTGCGGCGCTGACCCTGGCGTCCCGCTCCCGGGCGCTGATCGTGGATCTTCGCGCCAACCTGGGTGGCGACCCGAACACCGTCGCCTTCGTCTGCGGCTACCTGTTGGACGAGCGCACCCACCTCAACACCATGTACTGGCGCGACGGCGAGCGCTACGAGCAGTCCTGGAGCGCGTCGCACGTTCCCGGCGGGCGCTTCGGCGGCAGCAAGCCGCTGTACGTGCTGACCAGCGACCGCACCTTCTCCGGTGCCGAGGAGCTGACGTACGACCTGCAGCAGCTCGGCCGCGCCGTCGTCGTCGGCGAGCGAACCGGCGGCGGGGCCCACCCGCGGGAGGGGTGGACGGTGCACCCGCACCTGGAAGCCACGATCCCGGTGGGCCGCGCGGTCAATCCCGTCTCCGGCACGAACTGGGAGGGCACCGGCATACAGCCCGACGTCCCCTGTGCCGCTGCCGACGCACTCGACCGCGCGCACGCGCTGGCCCTCACCCGGCTGGCCGGCTGA
- a CDS encoding DinB family protein: MADAGGWQALSLGLFRRMRADYAGAVEGIGPAALAWQVSPTSNTIGWLAWHIARVQDRNLSELTGAPQLWVAEGWAARFGRPADPSDTGFGHSAQQAAAFRTPNSNLLPAYQVTAHALAERYLAAAPDGDLTRVVDSPTLGNAHTVEERLRGLITDSFAHLGQIGLLRSLVPGHRPVTGGRGAPV, from the coding sequence GTGGCGGACGCAGGGGGCTGGCAGGCGCTGTCCCTGGGGCTGTTCCGGCGAATGCGAGCGGACTACGCCGGCGCGGTGGAGGGGATCGGACCGGCGGCCCTCGCCTGGCAGGTGTCGCCGACCAGCAACACCATCGGCTGGCTCGCCTGGCACATCGCGCGCGTCCAGGACCGCAACCTGTCCGAACTGACCGGCGCACCGCAACTGTGGGTGGCGGAGGGGTGGGCGGCGCGTTTCGGCCGCCCGGCGGACCCGTCGGACACCGGCTTCGGGCACTCCGCCCAACAGGCCGCCGCCTTCCGCACGCCGAACAGCAACCTCCTGCCGGCGTACCAAGTCACCGCCCACGCACTGGCGGAGCGCTACCTCGCCGCCGCGCCCGACGGCGATCTCACACGTGTGGTGGACAGCCCGACGCTGGGCAACGCGCACACCGTCGAGGAGCGGCTGCGCGGGCTGATCACCGACAGTTTCGCCCACCTGGGCCAGATCGGTCTGCTCCGGAGCCTCGTACCCGGGCACCGCCCGGTGACCGGCGGACGCGGTGCCCCGGTGTGA